In one window of Sediminispirochaeta bajacaliforniensis DSM 16054 DNA:
- a CDS encoding sensor histidine kinase, which yields MTLISARERRMQIDKRAALEAEYQAGFTAQYINDSLEHIDSFLRVAASMIEETPSGLAVVTDKNDRRIRRELLLTPQVESMVVLDPEAHEIWRSPSAQVDAPWLSHIVAVHRQTGISFSIITRKQDSAHYHIHISRSISDENGDIRAIVDTIVSPASLLPSVEDPLLHNPLRISIYTADREEILRQPDDGPDVPLHDSWLDSPDGGTAGKTRILGGVHVHVDKKWAASLYQVASFPFYAMVVINLEDELIFWRRQTLQIIFVLLGLGLLAGVLGKIMQQRGYARRMREHNLALKEVNQHLVQTNAERELLIKEVHHRVKNNLALISGIISLIIDRGGPYTEQTLKDLSARILAIQKVHDRLYKNDDFHSIAIQEYLTGLAETIVESFCSFSVFIDVRIAPFSLSTNQAIPLGIFATEVITNAIKYGLQPGGTLRIVGEITTDGVDLSFANDGKPFSDGPKGLGSELISSLAQQLDATLNLETGKETCYRLRFKL from the coding sequence GTGACCTTGATTTCTGCCCGTGAACGCCGTATGCAAATCGATAAACGTGCGGCCCTTGAAGCAGAGTATCAAGCAGGATTCACTGCCCAGTATATAAATGATAGTCTCGAACATATCGACTCTTTTTTACGTGTAGCAGCCAGTATGATCGAAGAAACCCCATCCGGTCTGGCTGTCGTGACAGATAAAAACGACCGGCGCATCAGAAGGGAACTGCTTTTGACTCCTCAAGTGGAATCTATGGTTGTTCTTGATCCTGAGGCTCATGAAATCTGGCGAAGCCCTTCTGCACAGGTCGATGCGCCTTGGCTTTCTCATATTGTAGCGGTTCATCGACAAACCGGGATCAGCTTTTCCATTATAACCCGTAAACAAGACTCCGCTCATTATCACATCCACATCAGCCGGTCTATAAGCGACGAAAATGGGGATATCCGTGCGATTGTCGATACCATTGTTTCTCCTGCCTCTCTGCTGCCTTCTGTTGAGGACCCCCTTCTTCATAATCCTCTCCGTATAAGCATATATACCGCGGATCGTGAAGAAATTTTGCGACAACCCGATGATGGTCCTGATGTTCCGTTACATGACTCCTGGTTGGACTCTCCTGATGGAGGAACGGCCGGCAAAACCAGAATTCTGGGCGGCGTGCATGTACATGTCGATAAAAAGTGGGCAGCATCCCTCTATCAGGTGGCCTCCTTTCCCTTCTATGCCATGGTGGTTATTAATTTAGAAGATGAACTCATCTTCTGGCGTCGGCAGACGCTGCAAATCATCTTTGTCCTTCTCGGGCTCGGCCTGCTTGCAGGCGTTTTAGGGAAGATCATGCAACAACGTGGATATGCAAGACGGATGCGGGAACATAATTTGGCTCTGAAAGAGGTAAATCAACACTTAGTGCAGACTAATGCTGAACGAGAATTACTGATCAAGGAAGTACATCACCGGGTAAAAAACAATCTTGCCCTAATTAGCGGAATAATCAGCCTGATTATCGACCGGGGTGGTCCCTATACTGAACAAACCCTGAAAGACCTAAGCGCCCGAATCCTTGCAATCCAGAAAGTTCACGATAGGTTGTATAAGAATGACGATTTTCATAGCATAGCTATTCAAGAGTACCTCACAGGCCTGGCCGAGACCATTGTGGAATCATTCTGTTCTTTCTCTGTTTTTATCGATGTACGAATTGCTCCCTTTTCGCTTTCCACAAACCAAGCGATCCCTCTTGGGATATTTGCCACGGAGGTCATTACCAATGCGATTAAATATGGGCTTCAGCCGGGTGGCACATTGAGAATTGTGGGGGAAATCACTACTGATGGTGTAGATCTTTCCTTTGCCAATGACGGCAAGCCATTCTCCGACGGGCCCAAGGGTTTGGGAAGTGAACTTATTTCTTCTTTGGCACAACAGCTTGATGCAACGCTTAATTTGGAAACTGGAAAGGAAACCTGTTATCGATTACGATTTAAGCTTTAG
- a CDS encoding helix-turn-helix domain-containing protein, whose protein sequence is MNSLNPLSMNKTQRELLDRILSYVDQHLADPGLTPQQIADGCNISLRHLHRIFSTTNTSVSQWITKRRLEQCWQDLAKTGQIAQTVTDIAFRWGFNDVSHFNRAFKRTFQITPSQHRKTAES, encoded by the coding sequence ATGAACAGTCTCAATCCCTTGTCGATGAACAAGACACAGAGGGAGTTGCTGGACCGAATTCTCTCCTATGTTGATCAGCATCTTGCGGATCCCGGCCTAACACCTCAACAGATAGCGGACGGATGCAACATCTCCCTGAGACATCTGCATCGCATATTTTCCACAACGAATACATCCGTATCACAATGGATAACCAAACGTCGCCTGGAACAATGCTGGCAGGACCTTGCAAAAACGGGACAAATTGCACAAACTGTCACCGATATAGCGTTCCGATGGGGATTCAATGATGTGTCCCATTTCAACAGAGCCTTCAAACGTACCTTTCAGATTACACCCAGCCAACACAGGAAAACCGCGGAGTCCTGA
- a CDS encoding cupin domain-containing protein: MGWRLNKPEKRGFSGELRMKRIGEVQFVHCTCDPCSGQRDSAEVARDTEEYYGLLLIQKGSELIRHRNSDVIAHTGEVFFWDSTLPLQFALPDRLKKTTMFIPKTHLQRQLIHVDELVGTVLPARTGLGALVNANITTIGDQLQNLTGDSYTLAANLSLELITFG; the protein is encoded by the coding sequence TTGGGATGGCGCCTGAACAAACCGGAAAAGAGAGGCTTTTCCGGAGAATTACGCATGAAACGCATAGGTGAGGTTCAATTTGTACATTGTACATGCGATCCATGCAGCGGGCAGCGGGATTCCGCCGAGGTCGCCCGGGACACGGAAGAATACTATGGCCTTTTGCTTATTCAGAAAGGGAGTGAATTGATCCGCCACCGAAACAGTGACGTAATCGCTCATACGGGAGAGGTGTTTTTCTGGGATTCCACTCTCCCCTTACAATTTGCCCTGCCTGATAGACTCAAAAAGACCACCATGTTCATCCCCAAAACTCATCTCCAAAGACAGCTGATCCATGTTGATGAACTGGTTGGAACCGTTCTACCCGCACGAACAGGCCTTGGGGCGCTTGTCAATGCCAATATAACCACGATAGGGGATCAATTACAAAACTTGACAGGAGATTCATACACTCTGGCGGCAAATCTATCTCTGGAACTCATCACTTTTGGATGA
- a CDS encoding transposase has protein sequence MAQQKGFFDEDFRLGKVSKQGDPLRKLDEYIDWEMFRPILKKAFRKEAKGPGGRPPFDYVMMLKILVL, from the coding sequence ATGGCGCAACAAAAAGGCTTTTTTGATGAAGATTTCCGTTTGGGAAAGGTCAGCAAACAGGGAGACCCGTTACGGAAGCTGGATGAATACATCGATTGGGAAATGTTTCGTCCGATTCTCAAGAAAGCCTTTCGTAAAGAAGCAAAAGGACCTGGAGGAAGACCTCCATTTGATTATGTGATGATGCTTAAAATCCTGGTACTTTAA
- a CDS encoding transposase yields MYNLSDAPMQFHILDRLSFMRFLGLQINDTVPDEKTIWDFRETLTKKGKIEILFEKFRSFFMENGVIVQGGNIVDASFAEAPEQRNSREENEEIKNGKTPDNWNESKKSQKDTDTKWTTKGGKPAFWLHTQQCERVNDTIYRNRES; encoded by the coding sequence TTGTACAATCTCTCCGATGCACCGATGCAGTTTCACATCTTAGACCGACTTTCGTTCATGAGATTTCTCGGTCTACAGATCAATGACACTGTACCAGATGAGAAGACCATTTGGGATTTTCGAGAAACCCTTACAAAGAAGGGTAAAATAGAAATTCTGTTCGAGAAGTTCCGCTCATTTTTTATGGAGAATGGGGTCATCGTTCAAGGCGGAAATATCGTTGATGCCAGCTTCGCAGAGGCACCAGAACAGCGCAACAGTCGAGAAGAAAACGAAGAGATCAAAAATGGAAAAACTCCTGATAACTGGAATGAATCGAAGAAAAGTCAAAAAGATACCGATACTAAATGGACCACCAAGGGTGGAAAACCGGCATTTTGGCTTCATACACAACAGTGTGAACGGGTCAACGATACGATCTATAGGAATAGAGAAAGCTGA
- a CDS encoding PadR family transcriptional regulator, whose amino-acid sequence MSTRLVILGLLKERPLYGYELKGIIERYMGDWTSIAFGSIYFALNKLTKEGLVREIAVQKEGSRPSRRVYEVTEAGRDEFTRLLRDVWLKDERTFFSFDVGLFFLRELPKKERIEYLRNRIESARRSLSYLDGHETEMLANPMVPPLASAIFSHSRYHAQAELSWLEELLQGMREEKYE is encoded by the coding sequence ATGTCAACACGATTAGTGATTCTCGGGCTGCTAAAGGAGCGGCCCTTGTACGGCTATGAACTCAAAGGGATTATCGAGCGGTATATGGGTGATTGGACTTCGATTGCCTTCGGATCCATTTATTTTGCCTTGAACAAACTCACCAAAGAGGGGCTTGTTCGGGAGATAGCGGTTCAGAAGGAGGGGAGCCGTCCTTCACGTCGGGTTTACGAGGTAACCGAGGCTGGTAGAGATGAGTTCACGCGACTCTTGCGCGATGTGTGGCTGAAGGATGAGCGTACATTTTTCTCTTTTGACGTGGGGCTTTTCTTCCTTAGGGAACTGCCTAAAAAAGAGCGGATTGAATACTTGCGAAATCGAATTGAATCGGCACGACGGTCCCTTAGCTACCTGGATGGACATGAGACGGAAATGCTTGCGAATCCCATGGTACCTCCCCTCGCGTCTGCTATCTTTTCGCATTCCCGGTATCATGCTCAGGCCGAGCTCTCCTGGCTTGAGGAGCTTTTGCAGGGGATGCGGGAAGAGAAATATGAGTGA
- a CDS encoding class I SAM-dependent methyltransferase — protein sequence MKQKRVIETNEGIQDRVTVEEFDAMQRHFRDRGILETEEIIKSGICTGLVVEIGPGPGYLGLEWLKATSGTRLVGVEISPAMIALAKKNCADYGLGSRTSYLEGNAVSIPLEDNSADHVFSNGSLHEWEDPAAALNEIHRVLKPGGTLFISDLKRDLNRLLMAFMRFFVPGKRIKQGFVTSVRAAYTQDELVELMHRSPFDGFKIRETAFGLTMRGIKR from the coding sequence ATGAAACAGAAGAGAGTCATAGAGACAAACGAAGGCATTCAGGATCGGGTTACGGTAGAAGAATTTGATGCGATGCAACGTCATTTTCGGGACCGGGGAATACTGGAAACTGAAGAAATCATCAAAAGCGGTATTTGTACCGGACTTGTGGTGGAGATTGGTCCTGGTCCTGGCTATCTCGGACTGGAATGGCTCAAGGCGACCAGCGGGACACGCCTTGTCGGGGTTGAAATAAGCCCTGCGATGATTGCGCTTGCGAAAAAAAACTGTGCTGATTATGGTTTGGGCTCCCGGACTTCGTATCTGGAGGGTAATGCTGTATCCATCCCGCTGGAGGACAATTCCGCGGATCATGTTTTTTCCAACGGTTCCCTTCATGAATGGGAAGACCCTGCTGCCGCACTGAATGAGATACATCGGGTTCTAAAACCGGGGGGTACGCTGTTCATAAGCGACTTGAAGCGGGACCTTAATCGCCTGCTCATGGCGTTTATGCGCTTTTTTGTCCCCGGGAAAAGGATAAAGCAGGGGTTTGTCACCTCGGTCCGGGCCGCATATACACAGGATGAACTTGTCGAGCTTATGCACCGTTCTCCCTTTGATGGCTTCAAAATACGAGAAACGGCTTTCGGTCTGACAATGCGCGGCATAAAAAGATAG
- a CDS encoding amidohydrolase yields MNNINNKRKDELMEYHFDTNQLYHDFEHLHDTPEIAFQEHRTSDFIQKELKKIGFSVKKIGDTGLLAHMEGKKPGAAIALRADMDALSFYKEDGSVQHFHACGHDAHSAMVLAAGRHFAAQTIDEGILYLLFQPGEESMLGAKRILAHGLPRLDGMIGIHLRPKIEMPLGSATPALLHSASLPITVHFHGKAAHAARPFLGINAVSSAAMLIHAVDTLTWDTEEDWSAKATVVDSHQNQHNIIPEFCSVTLDIRSQNNELGSSITQKIKTLAKEAADQFGTTLSFEENPGYASNYDPSLVDICRNAITTVLGKVEPPTHTPGSEDFHAYSMIGGIPTAYIGLGSDLVPGLHSPDMQFDHSCLPIGTAILIEAVTNCFKQIAPHAAAPKNEC; encoded by the coding sequence ATGAATAACATTAACAATAAAAGAAAGGATGAACTAATGGAATATCATTTTGATACAAACCAACTTTATCATGATTTCGAACACCTTCACGATACACCCGAAATCGCGTTTCAGGAACATCGGACATCGGACTTTATCCAAAAGGAATTGAAAAAAATCGGTTTTTCTGTCAAAAAAATAGGCGATACAGGACTGCTTGCCCATATGGAAGGCAAGAAACCAGGCGCAGCAATAGCGTTACGGGCCGACATGGATGCACTCAGTTTTTACAAAGAAGACGGAAGTGTACAACATTTTCATGCCTGCGGCCATGACGCCCATAGTGCCATGGTGCTTGCAGCAGGAAGGCACTTCGCCGCTCAAACCATCGACGAAGGGATCCTCTATCTTTTGTTCCAGCCTGGCGAGGAGAGCATGCTCGGTGCAAAAAGAATTCTGGCGCACGGGCTCCCCAGGCTCGACGGCATGATAGGCATCCACCTACGTCCAAAAATCGAGATGCCGCTCGGCTCGGCAACCCCCGCGCTCCTTCACTCTGCATCGCTTCCTATCACCGTTCACTTTCATGGCAAGGCCGCCCATGCCGCACGGCCCTTTCTCGGTATTAACGCCGTTTCCTCTGCCGCCATGCTGATACATGCCGTCGACACACTCACATGGGACACCGAAGAGGATTGGTCCGCAAAAGCAACCGTCGTCGACAGTCATCAAAATCAGCACAACATCATCCCGGAATTTTGCTCAGTCACCCTCGATATCCGATCCCAGAACAACGAGCTGGGAAGCAGCATCACCCAAAAAATAAAAACGCTTGCAAAAGAGGCAGCTGATCAATTCGGCACAACCCTCAGCTTTGAGGAAAATCCGGGCTATGCATCCAACTATGATCCCTCACTCGTCGACATATGCAGGAATGCAATCACCACAGTCCTCGGTAAGGTCGAACCGCCTACTCACACTCCTGGTAGCGAGGATTTCCATGCGTACAGCATGATCGGAGGCATTCCCACCGCCTACATCGGTCTCGGCTCCGACCTTGTGCCCGGTCTTCATTCGCCGGATATGCAGTTCGACCACTCCTGCTTACCCATCGGAACGGCCATTCTGATCGAAGCCGTAACCAACTGTTTTAAGCAAATAGCGCCTCATGCCGCCGCACCGAAAAACGAATGCTAA
- a CDS encoding Nif3-like dinuclear metal center hexameric protein, which produces MNRSFVSADFLYDRLAEQFKPEVYTDVFPKVGVQFHNTDRIEKVYTATFAAPGVIEEILGRDEKNVMLFCHHPVPQMPSLEAGYGTIPAELVEKMAAQEITLFSYHIPLDVAGPYSPGNTLAQAMHANPYESWYPQNGAQLGALCQTGFTTVTELQDCFETTLGHGVKCYRYGSEKLNNGKFAIMAGIARSTDAYRFLKEKGINVMVTGVTAQSVEWVEKIHAAAKEHGITLLGGTHYSTEKFALMALCNYFRNLGIEAEFLAEKPNMDEM; this is translated from the coding sequence ATGAATAGAAGTTTTGTATCGGCGGATTTTCTTTATGATCGTCTGGCGGAACAATTTAAGCCGGAGGTGTATACGGATGTGTTTCCAAAGGTAGGTGTACAGTTCCATAATACGGATCGAATCGAGAAGGTGTATACGGCTACCTTTGCAGCCCCTGGGGTAATTGAAGAGATCCTCGGTCGCGACGAAAAAAATGTCATGCTTTTCTGTCACCACCCGGTGCCGCAAATGCCGAGCCTTGAGGCTGGATACGGGACTATTCCCGCTGAATTGGTAGAAAAGATGGCTGCCCAGGAAATTACGCTTTTTTCCTACCATATTCCTCTTGATGTGGCGGGCCCTTATTCCCCCGGCAACACACTGGCTCAGGCGATGCATGCCAACCCTTATGAATCATGGTATCCGCAAAACGGTGCACAGCTTGGGGCACTTTGTCAGACGGGTTTTACAACGGTGACAGAGCTGCAGGATTGTTTTGAAACGACGTTGGGACATGGGGTAAAGTGTTATCGCTATGGGAGCGAGAAGCTCAACAATGGGAAATTTGCCATCATGGCAGGTATAGCAAGAAGTACCGATGCCTATCGCTTCTTAAAAGAAAAGGGTATAAATGTGATGGTTACCGGAGTGACGGCTCAAAGTGTGGAATGGGTGGAAAAGATACATGCGGCGGCAAAGGAGCATGGAATCACTCTTTTGGGGGGGACCCATTACTCTACCGAGAAGTTCGCACTAATGGCGCTTTGCAACTATTTTCGCAATCTCGGAATTGAGGCGGAATTTTTGGCGGAGAAGCCGAATATGGATGAGATGTAA
- the iadA gene encoding beta-aspartyl-peptidase, producing the protein MLKLLSNVLVYREGRWKSSEILIADRRIARIAEAIVCRYDAMERIDGCGCRAVPGYIDQHVHITGGGGEGGFSTQVPPLAAGALMQAGTTTVVGLLGTDGTTRSVESVVAKAKALKEEGLSAYCLTGAYQYPSPTVTGSVRKDIMMIDEVIGVKIAIADHRSSGITKEELVRLAADARQAGILSGKAGIVHLHTGKGADGLALLFRIIRESNIPVGTFRPTHLGNKLDEALRFASLGGYIDFTTGEEHEGTARVVAEALHRAPKGLVTMSSDGNGSIPVWNDRHEMIGLGVGKVGNLHGVVEALVKKESIPLEEAVLPCTENVAKALLLYPRKGCLQEGADADILLLNEEMRQDSLIAGGKVVMRHGRLVCSI; encoded by the coding sequence ATGCTGAAATTATTGTCCAATGTTCTCGTATATCGGGAAGGAAGATGGAAATCTTCTGAGATCTTGATTGCCGACCGGAGGATCGCCCGGATTGCCGAAGCGATAGTGTGCAGGTATGACGCAATGGAACGAATCGACGGCTGCGGATGTCGGGCTGTTCCAGGCTATATCGATCAGCACGTACATATCACTGGGGGGGGTGGCGAAGGAGGATTTTCCACTCAGGTTCCTCCGCTTGCGGCCGGTGCATTGATGCAAGCGGGAACGACCACCGTTGTAGGTCTTCTGGGAACCGACGGGACGACACGCAGCGTTGAAAGTGTGGTGGCGAAGGCAAAGGCACTAAAGGAAGAGGGCCTTTCTGCATATTGCCTCACCGGGGCATACCAGTATCCATCTCCCACGGTTACCGGAAGTGTCCGGAAGGATATCATGATGATCGATGAAGTAATCGGAGTTAAGATCGCGATCGCCGATCATCGATCTTCTGGTATCACGAAAGAGGAGCTCGTGCGACTGGCGGCAGACGCCAGACAGGCCGGGATTCTAAGCGGGAAGGCCGGGATTGTTCATCTTCATACGGGAAAAGGAGCTGATGGGCTTGCTCTGCTCTTCCGGATCATCAGGGAAAGTAACATCCCGGTTGGAACCTTTCGACCGACCCATTTGGGAAACAAGCTGGATGAGGCCCTCCGGTTCGCCTCTTTGGGTGGGTATATCGATTTTACGACGGGAGAGGAGCATGAGGGAACGGCACGCGTCGTTGCCGAGGCTTTGCATAGGGCTCCCAAGGGCCTTGTTACAATGAGTTCAGACGGGAACGGCAGCATACCTGTCTGGAATGACCGCCATGAGATGATTGGGCTTGGTGTCGGGAAGGTCGGCAACCTCCACGGTGTGGTTGAGGCGCTGGTAAAAAAAGAAAGCATTCCACTGGAAGAGGCTGTTCTCCCCTGTACGGAAAACGTGGCGAAAGCCCTTTTGCTCTACCCTCGCAAGGGGTGCCTACAGGAGGGAGCGGATGCGGATATCCTGCTTCTAAACGAGGAAATGCGGCAGGATAGCCTGATCGCGGGAGGGAAGGTGGTGATGCGTCACGGAAGGCTTGTCTGTTCCATTTAG
- a CDS encoding MurR/RpiR family transcriptional regulator produces MDILDTIRNRYPTFNKTQRRIADYLLQHPDTSCFSSLRQLAQNANTTEATILSFSRKLGYKSFLDLKSELQNYISMWMSPNEKIKTAIHQGKSSNDIHTEIVEAERNALVQTFNYISAKDFHAALRLLSEAKRVYVLSYDFANTVANLFAARFIRLGVDVVSLGSLSVPDTLYRLALCTPDDLIVLFSYAPYSLPPVKFARHLHAEGNKVLCFSDSVSCPIGQDADVILTSITNQTIFFNSMTAPASLVNLLASLFVLENKERFDAYKEKVDSLKTMIEDTHF; encoded by the coding sequence ATGGACATATTGGATACCATTCGCAATCGCTACCCAACCTTCAACAAAACCCAACGGAGGATTGCCGATTATCTGCTTCAGCATCCCGACACCAGCTGTTTTTCTTCTCTCAGGCAGTTGGCACAAAATGCCAACACCACCGAGGCGACCATCTTAAGTTTTTCCCGAAAGCTGGGGTACAAGAGCTTTCTCGACCTAAAGAGCGAGCTCCAAAACTACATTTCGATGTGGATGTCCCCAAATGAAAAGATAAAGACGGCCATACATCAGGGAAAAAGCAGCAACGATATCCATACCGAGATTGTTGAAGCAGAACGAAACGCCTTGGTCCAGACCTTCAATTATATTAGCGCCAAAGATTTTCACGCAGCGCTTCGTCTGCTGAGCGAGGCAAAACGGGTCTATGTGCTGTCGTATGACTTTGCGAACACAGTGGCAAATCTTTTCGCCGCACGATTCATTCGTCTCGGTGTGGATGTCGTCAGCCTGGGCTCACTCTCCGTGCCTGATACGCTCTATAGACTGGCATTATGCACACCGGATGACCTCATTGTTCTGTTCTCCTATGCACCGTACAGTCTGCCTCCGGTGAAATTCGCCCGCCATCTCCATGCAGAGGGAAACAAGGTTCTATGCTTCTCAGATAGCGTGTCATGTCCCATAGGACAAGATGCCGATGTCATTTTAACGAGCATTACCAATCAAACCATCTTTTTTAACTCAATGACCGCCCCCGCCTCTTTGGTGAACCTTCTCGCCTCTCTTTTCGTCTTGGAAAATAAGGAGCGATTCGATGCCTACAAAGAAAAAGTGGACAGCCTAAAAACCATGATCGAAGATACACACTTCTAA
- a CDS encoding sodium/pantothenate symporter translates to MAEVTPTPGPFFLILGIYFVLMACIGWYASRKTKSLRDYFVLNGKAGVIISGIAYATTQYSMGTFLGTPGMLYKMGYAGMGITIPGVAFAMIIPTVLIGRRLVTLGHERGFLTLSDYLSDRYEDHRMSGLLGLMMLCFLIPMMGAQIIGAGVIVNVFTGLPAYVGVIGMGAIVIIYCMSGGMRGAMMTDVLQGSLMFITAIVAFTLTLHQGGGLLHLNSSLHGMNSAYMSFPGANGTMTWTYYVSNILLWSFFTMGQPQLFTKFFAMKDHKTMFRAVLLGTGGMMITALLVLWSGVNGISLVPNLKNSDYIIPIILQRGLNPVIASVVIAGIVAAGMSTIDGLLITTTSAATRDVYQKYINPKASDDQVMKLSKIVTLIVGVVVIIFGCFKPGSIFIINTFAFSGMAIFVVPILFGMYWKGATFPAAVSSVIAGVLTLICCTKIAAMKALIHGFHAVVPGVAVAALAMVLVSLLTKGKRPSEETLARHMLTKQGRA, encoded by the coding sequence ATGGCTGAAGTTACACCTACTCCCGGTCCTTTTTTCCTCATTTTGGGGATCTATTTTGTTCTCATGGCCTGTATCGGCTGGTATGCCAGTCGCAAAACGAAAAGCCTGCGGGACTACTTCGTCTTAAACGGTAAGGCGGGCGTTATTATCAGTGGTATTGCCTATGCGACGACTCAGTACAGTATGGGAACCTTCCTCGGCACTCCCGGCATGTTATATAAGATGGGCTATGCCGGTATGGGCATTACCATTCCCGGTGTTGCCTTTGCCATGATTATTCCGACGGTCCTGATCGGGCGGAGGCTTGTTACCCTTGGTCACGAGCGGGGATTCCTTACCCTTTCCGATTATCTGTCTGATCGCTACGAAGATCACCGTATGAGTGGTCTCCTTGGTCTCATGATGTTATGCTTTCTCATTCCCATGATGGGAGCGCAAATCATCGGGGCCGGTGTCATTGTGAATGTGTTCACAGGCCTTCCCGCCTATGTAGGCGTAATTGGAATGGGGGCCATTGTCATCATCTATTGTATGTCCGGAGGCATGCGCGGTGCAATGATGACCGACGTTCTCCAGGGAAGCCTCATGTTCATCACCGCTATTGTTGCCTTTACCTTAACATTACACCAGGGAGGGGGACTCTTGCACCTGAATTCCAGTCTGCATGGAATGAATTCGGCCTACATGTCCTTCCCGGGAGCAAACGGTACCATGACATGGACCTATTATGTCTCGAATATCCTCCTATGGTCCTTCTTTACCATGGGGCAGCCTCAGCTATTTACCAAGTTTTTTGCCATGAAGGATCACAAAACCATGTTTCGTGCGGTGCTTCTTGGCACAGGCGGGATGATGATTACGGCTCTCCTGGTTCTTTGGTCCGGTGTGAATGGTATCTCTCTTGTTCCGAACCTGAAAAATTCAGATTACATCATTCCCATTATCCTACAACGGGGCCTGAATCCTGTGATCGCTTCGGTCGTTATCGCCGGTATTGTTGCGGCCGGTATGTCAACCATCGACGGTCTGCTTATAACCACTACCTCTGCCGCCACCCGCGATGTATACCAGAAATATATTAATCCGAAGGCATCGGACGATCAGGTCATGAAGCTTTCCAAGATCGTTACCCTTATCGTTGGTGTTGTGGTGATTATTTTCGGATGCTTTAAACCCGGCAGCATATTTATTATCAATACCTTCGCCTTCTCCGGCATGGCGATATTTGTTGTACCGATACTGTTCGGCATGTATTGGAAGGGAGCGACATTTCCCGCTGCTGTTTCGTCCGTCATCGCGGGAGTCCTTACCTTGATCTGCTGCACCAAAATAGCTGCCATGAAGGCGCTGATTCATGGATTCCATGCCGTGGTACCCGGCGTTGCTGTAGCTGCTCTTGCTATGGTGCTTGTGAGTCTATTGACAAAGGGCAAGCGCCCTTCGGAAGAGACCCTGGCGCGGCATATGCTGACAAAACAGGGGCGTGCTTAA
- a CDS encoding creatininase family protein: MYLHKMTSVQAEAVLKQDPIIVIPTGSTEQHGPQCALGTDFLVPQHLADRISGKNNVIVTPAIPFGVCPYHMSFAGSIDIGYEGLYMLMSGITRSLMHHGARRFLVINGHGGNNPALDKVALDVYHAGGIMAGIDWWSVVGQIDERFANGGHGDILETSAMMAVDESCVDLSLSRDMAPVHPTAEIKAQYIQMVNFKGGLIRLARDTKELATNGWFGPGDPRESTKEFGQDMLDVCVEFISEFIEEYRKL; the protein is encoded by the coding sequence ATGTATTTACACAAAATGACAAGCGTCCAGGCTGAAGCGGTGTTGAAGCAGGATCCCATTATTGTCATTCCAACGGGTAGTACAGAACAACATGGACCTCAGTGTGCACTGGGTACGGATTTTCTGGTACCGCAGCATCTGGCCGATCGCATCAGTGGCAAAAATAATGTCATTGTAACTCCGGCAATACCCTTCGGCGTATGTCCCTACCATATGAGTTTCGCCGGCAGCATCGATATCGGTTATGAAGGCTTGTATATGCTGATGTCCGGCATTACCAGATCACTCATGCACCATGGGGCACGGCGATTTCTTGTGATAAACGGCCATGGGGGAAATAATCCTGCTCTCGATAAAGTTGCCCTGGATGTCTATCATGCCGGAGGCATTATGGCCGGCATCGATTGGTGGAGCGTCGTCGGTCAAATAGATGAACGATTTGCAAACGGCGGACACGGAGATATCTTGGAGACCTCCGCGATGATGGCGGTGGATGAGTCCTGTGTTGATCTATCTCTTTCTCGTGATATGGCTCCGGTACATCCGACGGCCGAGATAAAGGCGCAGTACATACAAATGGTAAATTTCAAGGGGGGACTTATACGGTTGGCCAGGGACACGAAGGAACTTGCAACCAATGGCTGGTTCGGCCCTGGAGATCCCCGCGAATCGACAAAAGAGTTCGGTCAAGATATGCTGGATGTCTGTGTGGAATTTATTTCGGAATTCATTGAGGAGTATCGGAAGCTGTAG